The following coding sequences lie in one Salmo salar chromosome ssa13, Ssal_v3.1, whole genome shotgun sequence genomic window:
- the LOC106566849 gene encoding cold shock domain-containing protein E1 isoform X3 has product MGSPWKGFVEFTLPASPPAAFVSADLSSTSPVGLSLSPYGRSCDPVLTPLSDMERVHSEPPLARNTASATSVVAIPRSFSVSHKKHKRTPLYQRSMSFDPGMLHNGHTAFANGTAVGIRETGVVEKLLTSYGFIQCSERQARLFFHCSQYNGNLQELKIGDDVEFEVSSDRRTGKPIAVKLLKIKPEVLPEERISGQVGPDSHASPFTVLHGYIHPVVSAIPTHLDGKSAPGQVPTGSVCYERNGEVFYLTYTPDDIEGNMHLDTGDKVSFYMETNKHTGAVSAHNIVLVKKKQMRCQGVVCATKEAFGFIERADVVKEIFFHYSEFKGDLEALQAGDDVEFTIKERNGKEVATDVRLLAQGTVIFEDISIEQFEGTVIKVIPKVTTKNQNDPLPGRICARISYTDKELLFGEKDTKSKVTLLEGDHVQFNISTDRRDKLERATNIDILPDTFHFTKESREMVRTLRRSMGVIAAMRDGFGFIKCVDRDARMFFHFSEVLEESQLHISDEVEFTVVPVSPGKKSMDMLSAQRNHAVRIKKLPKGTVSFHTQSEQRFVGVVEKETTAAITNNKSASPSKAKEKKKDKEAEEGVISYEDCGVKLTVSYHVKDLEGAAQPQAGDKVEFSINEVKRTGQQSAVTIKILNRTVNTKRLLGYIATLKDNFGFIETANHDQEIFFHYSELCGDMENLELGDTVEYTLSKGKGNKVSAEKVTKVAAVNSVGQDVGEAVMLGKVVRPLRSVDPSQTEYQGLIEHSEEEGTKGQNYPFGIMGMTNKADCLQKGELVKFQLCTVAQTGQKMACNVVPQRKALVECVKDQFGFITYEVGESKKLFFHVKEVQDGLELQTGDEVEFSVILNQRTGKCSACNVRRVSEGPKPVATPRPDRLVNRLKSITLDDASAPRLVIVRQPRGPDNSKGFNVERKTRQPGVID; this is encoded by the exons ATGGGCAGCCCCTGGAAAGGCTTTGTCGAGTTTACCTTGCCCGCGTCGCCGCCTGCCGCGTTCGTTAGCGCTGACCTGAGCAGCACCTCGCCCGTCGGACTCAGCCTGTCACCGTACGGCCGATCC TGTGACCCAGTCCTGACCCCACTGTCAGATATGGAGAGAGTGCACTCTGAACCCCCTTTGGCACGTAATACTGCCTCTGCCACCTCTGTGGTGGCTATCCCCCGCTCGTTCTCGGTTTCCCACAAAAAACACAAGCGGACACCCCTGTATCAGAGATCA ATGAGTTTTGACCCTGGCATGCTCCACAATGGGCACACCGCGTTTGCCAACGGCACGGCGGTGGGCATCAGGGAGACTGGCGTGGTGGAGAAGCTGCTCACCTCCTATGGGTTCATCCAGTGCTCGGAGCGGCAGGCACGCCTCTTCTTTCACTGCTCCCAGTACAACGGCAACCTGCAGGAGCTCAAGATAGGAG aTGATGTGGAGTTTGAAGTGTCCTCAGACAGGCGTACTGGCAAGCCCATAGCAGTGAAGCTGCTTAAGATCAAACCAGAGGTGCTTCCAGAGGAGCGCATCTCGGGCCAGGTGGGGCCAGACTCGCACGCCTCTCCATTTACTGTGCTGCATGGTTATATTCATCCA GTCGTCTCAGCGATTCCTACTCACCTGGATGGCAAGTCTGCTCCAGGGCAGGTGCCCACTGGCAGTGTGTGCTACGAGAGAAATGGG GAGGTGTTTTACTTGACCTACACCCCAGACGACATAGAGGGCAACATGCACCTGGACACGGGAGACAAAGTCAGCTTCTACATGGAAACCAACAAGCA CACCGGTGCAGTCAGTGCACACAACATTGTCCTGGTAAAGAAGAAACAGATGAGGTGCCAGGGGGTTGTCTGTGCCACCAAG GAGGCCTTTGGGTTCATTGAGAGAGCTGACGTGGTGAAGGAGATCTTCTTCCACTACAGCGAGTTCAAGGGCGACCTGGAGGCCCTGCAGGCCGGCGACGACGTGGAGTTTACCATCAAAGAGAGAAAC GGGAAAGAGGTGGCTACTGACGTGAGGCTGCTCGCCCAGGGGACAGTCATATTTGAGGACATCAGCATCGAGCAGTTTGAAGGCACTGTTATCAAGGTCATCCCTAAAGTAACAACCAAGAACCAG AATGATCCACTACCAGGCCGCATCTGTGCCAGGATCAGTTACACGGACAAGGAGCTCCTGTTTGGTGAGAAGGACACCAAGTCCAAGGTGACCCTGCTGGAAGGTGACCATGTGCAGTTCAACATTTCCACGGACCGAAGGGACAAGCTGGAGCGGGCCACCAACATCGACATCCTGCCCGATACCTTCCACTTCACCAAGGAGTCCCGTGAGATGGTAAGGACCCTGAGGAGATCCATG GGTGTGATCGCTGCCATGCGCGACGGCTTTGGCTTCATCAAGTGTGTGGACCGGGACGCCAGGATGTTCTTTCACTTTAGCGAGGTCCTGGAGGAGAGCCAGCTGCACATCTCTGACGAAGTAGAGTTCACCGTTGTGCCCGTGAGTCCAGGGAAAAAGTCCATG GACATGCTGTCTGCCCAGAGGAACCATGCGGTGCGCATCAAGAAGCTGCCCAAAGGCACCGTATCCTTCCATACCCAGTCTGAGCAGCGCTTTGTGGGCGTGGTAGAGAAGGAGACCACGGCAGCCATCACCAACAACAAGAGCGCAAGCCCCAGCAAGGCCAAAGAGAAG AAAAAAGACAAG GAAGCAGAAGAGGGAGTGATTTCTTATGAGGACTGTGGAGTGAAGCTGACTGTGTCGTACCATGTCAAAGACCTGGAGGGAGCTGCCCAGCCACAGGCAGGAGACAAG GTGGAGTTCTCCATCAATGAGGTAAAGAGGACGGGCCAGCAGAGTGCGGTCACGATTAAGATCCTCAACCGCACAGTCAACACCAAAAGGCTGCTGGGATACATCGCCACCCTGAAAGACAACTTTGGGTTCATTGAGACGGCCAATCACGATCAAGAGATCTTCTTTCACTACAG TGAGCTGTGTGGAGACATGGAGAACCTGGAGCTGGGTGACACTGTGGAATACACCCTGTCCAAGGGCAAAGGAAACAAAGTCAGCGCTGAGAAGGTTACGAAGGTAGCAGCAG TGAATAGTGTGGGGCAGGATGTTGGTGAGGCGGTGATGCTGGGGAAGGTGGTGCGCCCTCTGCGTAGTGTGGACCCGTCGCAGACAGAGTACCAGGGGCTCATCGAGCACTCAGAGGAAG AGGGCACGAAGGGCCAGAATTACCCCTTTGGCATCATGGGCATGACAAACAAGGCAGACTGTCTGCAGAAAGGAGAGCTGGTGAAGTTCCAGCTGTGCACAGTGGCCCAGACAGGACAGAAGATGGCTTGCAACGTTGTCCCCCAACGCAAAGCCTTAGTGGAGTGCGTCAAGGACCAG TTTGGTTTCATCACATATGAAGTTGGTGAGAGTAAGAAGCTGTTTTTCCATGTCAAAGAGGTGCAGGATGGCTTGGAGCTCCAGACTGGGGATGAGGTGGAGTTCTCAGTCATTCTCAACCAACGCACAGGGAAATGTAGTGCCTGCAATGTGCGCAGAGTCAG TGAAGGGCCTAAACCGGTGGCAACCCCCCGTCCCGATCGTTTGGTCAACCGGCTCAAGAGCATCACCCTGGATGACGCTAGCGCCCCCCGCCTAGTCATTGTGAGACAGCCCCGTGGCCCTGACAACTCAAAG GGCTTCAACGTGGAGCGGAAGACTCGTCAACCGGGTGTAATTGACTGA
- the LOC106566849 gene encoding cold shock domain-containing protein E1 isoform X10: MGSPWKGFVEFTLPASPPAAFVSADLSSTSPVGLSLSPYGRSCDPVLTPLSDMERVHSEPPLARNTASATSVVAIPRSFSVSHKKHKRTPLYQRSMSFDPGMLHNGHTAFANGTAVGIRETGVVEKLLTSYGFIQCSERQARLFFHCSQYNGNLQELKIGDDVEFEVSSDRRTGKPIAVKLLKIKPEVLPEERISGQVVSAIPTHLDGKSAPGQVPTGSVCYERNGEVFYLTYTPDDIEGNMHLDTGDKVSFYMETNKHTGAVSAHNIVLVKKKQMRCQGVVCATKEAFGFIERADVVKEIFFHYSEFKGDLEALQAGDDVEFTIKERNGKEVATDVRLLAQGTVIFEDISIEQFEGTVIKVIPKVTTKNQNDPLPGRICARISYTDKELLFGEKDTKSKVTLLEGDHVQFNISTDRRDKLERATNIDILPDTFHFTKESREMVRTLRRSMGVIAAMRDGFGFIKCVDRDARMFFHFSEVLEESQLHISDEVEFTVVPVSPGKKSMDMLSAQRNHAVRIKKLPKGTVSFHTQSEQRFVGVVEKETTAAITNNKSASPSKAKEKKKDKEAEEGVISYEDCGVKLTVSYHVKDLEGAAQPQAGDKVEFSINEVKRTGQQSAVTIKILNRTVNTKRLLGYIATLKDNFGFIETANHDQEIFFHYSELCGDMENLELGDTVEYTLSKGKGNKVSAEKVTKVAAVNSVGQDVGEAVMLGKVVRPLRSVDPSQTEYQGLIEHSEEEGTKGQNYPFGIMGMTNKADCLQKGELVKFQLCTVAQTGQKMACNVVPQRKALVECVKDQFGFITYEVGESKKLFFHVKEVQDGLELQTGDEVEFSVILNQRTGKCSACNVRRVSEGPKPVATPRPDRLVNRLKSITLDDASAPRLVIVRQPRGPDNSKGFNVERKTRQPGVID, encoded by the exons ATGGGCAGCCCCTGGAAAGGCTTTGTCGAGTTTACCTTGCCCGCGTCGCCGCCTGCCGCGTTCGTTAGCGCTGACCTGAGCAGCACCTCGCCCGTCGGACTCAGCCTGTCACCGTACGGCCGATCC TGTGACCCAGTCCTGACCCCACTGTCAGATATGGAGAGAGTGCACTCTGAACCCCCTTTGGCACGTAATACTGCCTCTGCCACCTCTGTGGTGGCTATCCCCCGCTCGTTCTCGGTTTCCCACAAAAAACACAAGCGGACACCCCTGTATCAGAGATCA ATGAGTTTTGACCCTGGCATGCTCCACAATGGGCACACCGCGTTTGCCAACGGCACGGCGGTGGGCATCAGGGAGACTGGCGTGGTGGAGAAGCTGCTCACCTCCTATGGGTTCATCCAGTGCTCGGAGCGGCAGGCACGCCTCTTCTTTCACTGCTCCCAGTACAACGGCAACCTGCAGGAGCTCAAGATAGGAG aTGATGTGGAGTTTGAAGTGTCCTCAGACAGGCGTACTGGCAAGCCCATAGCAGTGAAGCTGCTTAAGATCAAACCAGAGGTGCTTCCAGAGGAGCGCATCTCGGGCCAG GTCGTCTCAGCGATTCCTACTCACCTGGATGGCAAGTCTGCTCCAGGGCAGGTGCCCACTGGCAGTGTGTGCTACGAGAGAAATGGG GAGGTGTTTTACTTGACCTACACCCCAGACGACATAGAGGGCAACATGCACCTGGACACGGGAGACAAAGTCAGCTTCTACATGGAAACCAACAAGCA CACCGGTGCAGTCAGTGCACACAACATTGTCCTGGTAAAGAAGAAACAGATGAGGTGCCAGGGGGTTGTCTGTGCCACCAAG GAGGCCTTTGGGTTCATTGAGAGAGCTGACGTGGTGAAGGAGATCTTCTTCCACTACAGCGAGTTCAAGGGCGACCTGGAGGCCCTGCAGGCCGGCGACGACGTGGAGTTTACCATCAAAGAGAGAAAC GGGAAAGAGGTGGCTACTGACGTGAGGCTGCTCGCCCAGGGGACAGTCATATTTGAGGACATCAGCATCGAGCAGTTTGAAGGCACTGTTATCAAGGTCATCCCTAAAGTAACAACCAAGAACCAG AATGATCCACTACCAGGCCGCATCTGTGCCAGGATCAGTTACACGGACAAGGAGCTCCTGTTTGGTGAGAAGGACACCAAGTCCAAGGTGACCCTGCTGGAAGGTGACCATGTGCAGTTCAACATTTCCACGGACCGAAGGGACAAGCTGGAGCGGGCCACCAACATCGACATCCTGCCCGATACCTTCCACTTCACCAAGGAGTCCCGTGAGATGGTAAGGACCCTGAGGAGATCCATG GGTGTGATCGCTGCCATGCGCGACGGCTTTGGCTTCATCAAGTGTGTGGACCGGGACGCCAGGATGTTCTTTCACTTTAGCGAGGTCCTGGAGGAGAGCCAGCTGCACATCTCTGACGAAGTAGAGTTCACCGTTGTGCCCGTGAGTCCAGGGAAAAAGTCCATG GACATGCTGTCTGCCCAGAGGAACCATGCGGTGCGCATCAAGAAGCTGCCCAAAGGCACCGTATCCTTCCATACCCAGTCTGAGCAGCGCTTTGTGGGCGTGGTAGAGAAGGAGACCACGGCAGCCATCACCAACAACAAGAGCGCAAGCCCCAGCAAGGCCAAAGAGAAG AAAAAAGACAAG GAAGCAGAAGAGGGAGTGATTTCTTATGAGGACTGTGGAGTGAAGCTGACTGTGTCGTACCATGTCAAAGACCTGGAGGGAGCTGCCCAGCCACAGGCAGGAGACAAG GTGGAGTTCTCCATCAATGAGGTAAAGAGGACGGGCCAGCAGAGTGCGGTCACGATTAAGATCCTCAACCGCACAGTCAACACCAAAAGGCTGCTGGGATACATCGCCACCCTGAAAGACAACTTTGGGTTCATTGAGACGGCCAATCACGATCAAGAGATCTTCTTTCACTACAG TGAGCTGTGTGGAGACATGGAGAACCTGGAGCTGGGTGACACTGTGGAATACACCCTGTCCAAGGGCAAAGGAAACAAAGTCAGCGCTGAGAAGGTTACGAAGGTAGCAGCAG TGAATAGTGTGGGGCAGGATGTTGGTGAGGCGGTGATGCTGGGGAAGGTGGTGCGCCCTCTGCGTAGTGTGGACCCGTCGCAGACAGAGTACCAGGGGCTCATCGAGCACTCAGAGGAAG AGGGCACGAAGGGCCAGAATTACCCCTTTGGCATCATGGGCATGACAAACAAGGCAGACTGTCTGCAGAAAGGAGAGCTGGTGAAGTTCCAGCTGTGCACAGTGGCCCAGACAGGACAGAAGATGGCTTGCAACGTTGTCCCCCAACGCAAAGCCTTAGTGGAGTGCGTCAAGGACCAG TTTGGTTTCATCACATATGAAGTTGGTGAGAGTAAGAAGCTGTTTTTCCATGTCAAAGAGGTGCAGGATGGCTTGGAGCTCCAGACTGGGGATGAGGTGGAGTTCTCAGTCATTCTCAACCAACGCACAGGGAAATGTAGTGCCTGCAATGTGCGCAGAGTCAG TGAAGGGCCTAAACCGGTGGCAACCCCCCGTCCCGATCGTTTGGTCAACCGGCTCAAGAGCATCACCCTGGATGACGCTAGCGCCCCCCGCCTAGTCATTGTGAGACAGCCCCGTGGCCCTGACAACTCAAAG GGCTTCAACGTGGAGCGGAAGACTCGTCAACCGGGTGTAATTGACTGA
- the LOC106566849 gene encoding cold shock domain-containing protein E1 isoform X12 has product MGSPWKGFVEFTLPASPPAAFVSADLSSTSPVGLSLSPYGRSCDPVLTPLSDMERVHSEPPLARNTASATSVVAIPRSFSVSHKKHKRTPLYQRSMSFDPGMLHNGHTAFANGTAVGIRETGVVEKLLTSYGFIQCSERQARLFFHCSQYNGNLQELKIGDDVEFEVSSDRRTGKPIAVKLLKIKPEVLPEERISGQVVSAIPTHLDGKSAPGQVPTGSVCYERNGEVFYLTYTPDDIEGNMHLDTGDKVSFYMETNKHTGAVSAHNIVLVKKKQMRCQGVVCATKEAFGFIERADVVKEIFFHYSEFKGDLEALQAGDDVEFTIKERNGKEVATDVRLLAQGTVIFEDISIEQFEGTVIKVIPKVTTKNQNDPLPGRICARISYTDKELLFGEKDTKSKVTLLEGDHVQFNISTDRRDKLERATNIDILPDTFHFTKESREMGVIAAMRDGFGFIKCVDRDARMFFHFSEVLEESQLHISDEVEFTVVPDMLSAQRNHAVRIKKLPKGTVSFHTQSEQRFVGVVEKETTAAITNNKSASPSKAKEKEAEEGVISYEDCGVKLTVSYHVKDLEGAAQPQAGDKVEFSINEVKRTGQQSAVTIKILNRTVNTKRLLGYIATLKDNFGFIETANHDQEIFFHYSELCGDMENLELGDTVEYTLSKGKGNKVSAEKVTKVAAVNSVGQDVGEAVMLGKVVRPLRSVDPSQTEYQGLIEHSEEEGTKGQNYPFGIMGMTNKADCLQKGELVKFQLCTVAQTGQKMACNVVPQRKALVECVKDQFGFITYEVGESKKLFFHVKEVQDGLELQTGDEVEFSVILNQRTGKCSACNVRRVSEGPKPVATPRPDRLVNRLKSITLDDASAPRLVIVRQPRGPDNSKGFNVERKTRQPGVID; this is encoded by the exons ATGGGCAGCCCCTGGAAAGGCTTTGTCGAGTTTACCTTGCCCGCGTCGCCGCCTGCCGCGTTCGTTAGCGCTGACCTGAGCAGCACCTCGCCCGTCGGACTCAGCCTGTCACCGTACGGCCGATCC TGTGACCCAGTCCTGACCCCACTGTCAGATATGGAGAGAGTGCACTCTGAACCCCCTTTGGCACGTAATACTGCCTCTGCCACCTCTGTGGTGGCTATCCCCCGCTCGTTCTCGGTTTCCCACAAAAAACACAAGCGGACACCCCTGTATCAGAGATCA ATGAGTTTTGACCCTGGCATGCTCCACAATGGGCACACCGCGTTTGCCAACGGCACGGCGGTGGGCATCAGGGAGACTGGCGTGGTGGAGAAGCTGCTCACCTCCTATGGGTTCATCCAGTGCTCGGAGCGGCAGGCACGCCTCTTCTTTCACTGCTCCCAGTACAACGGCAACCTGCAGGAGCTCAAGATAGGAG aTGATGTGGAGTTTGAAGTGTCCTCAGACAGGCGTACTGGCAAGCCCATAGCAGTGAAGCTGCTTAAGATCAAACCAGAGGTGCTTCCAGAGGAGCGCATCTCGGGCCAG GTCGTCTCAGCGATTCCTACTCACCTGGATGGCAAGTCTGCTCCAGGGCAGGTGCCCACTGGCAGTGTGTGCTACGAGAGAAATGGG GAGGTGTTTTACTTGACCTACACCCCAGACGACATAGAGGGCAACATGCACCTGGACACGGGAGACAAAGTCAGCTTCTACATGGAAACCAACAAGCA CACCGGTGCAGTCAGTGCACACAACATTGTCCTGGTAAAGAAGAAACAGATGAGGTGCCAGGGGGTTGTCTGTGCCACCAAG GAGGCCTTTGGGTTCATTGAGAGAGCTGACGTGGTGAAGGAGATCTTCTTCCACTACAGCGAGTTCAAGGGCGACCTGGAGGCCCTGCAGGCCGGCGACGACGTGGAGTTTACCATCAAAGAGAGAAAC GGGAAAGAGGTGGCTACTGACGTGAGGCTGCTCGCCCAGGGGACAGTCATATTTGAGGACATCAGCATCGAGCAGTTTGAAGGCACTGTTATCAAGGTCATCCCTAAAGTAACAACCAAGAACCAG AATGATCCACTACCAGGCCGCATCTGTGCCAGGATCAGTTACACGGACAAGGAGCTCCTGTTTGGTGAGAAGGACACCAAGTCCAAGGTGACCCTGCTGGAAGGTGACCATGTGCAGTTCAACATTTCCACGGACCGAAGGGACAAGCTGGAGCGGGCCACCAACATCGACATCCTGCCCGATACCTTCCACTTCACCAAGGAGTCCCGTGAGATG GGTGTGATCGCTGCCATGCGCGACGGCTTTGGCTTCATCAAGTGTGTGGACCGGGACGCCAGGATGTTCTTTCACTTTAGCGAGGTCCTGGAGGAGAGCCAGCTGCACATCTCTGACGAAGTAGAGTTCACCGTTGTGCCC GACATGCTGTCTGCCCAGAGGAACCATGCGGTGCGCATCAAGAAGCTGCCCAAAGGCACCGTATCCTTCCATACCCAGTCTGAGCAGCGCTTTGTGGGCGTGGTAGAGAAGGAGACCACGGCAGCCATCACCAACAACAAGAGCGCAAGCCCCAGCAAGGCCAAAGAGAAG GAAGCAGAAGAGGGAGTGATTTCTTATGAGGACTGTGGAGTGAAGCTGACTGTGTCGTACCATGTCAAAGACCTGGAGGGAGCTGCCCAGCCACAGGCAGGAGACAAG GTGGAGTTCTCCATCAATGAGGTAAAGAGGACGGGCCAGCAGAGTGCGGTCACGATTAAGATCCTCAACCGCACAGTCAACACCAAAAGGCTGCTGGGATACATCGCCACCCTGAAAGACAACTTTGGGTTCATTGAGACGGCCAATCACGATCAAGAGATCTTCTTTCACTACAG TGAGCTGTGTGGAGACATGGAGAACCTGGAGCTGGGTGACACTGTGGAATACACCCTGTCCAAGGGCAAAGGAAACAAAGTCAGCGCTGAGAAGGTTACGAAGGTAGCAGCAG TGAATAGTGTGGGGCAGGATGTTGGTGAGGCGGTGATGCTGGGGAAGGTGGTGCGCCCTCTGCGTAGTGTGGACCCGTCGCAGACAGAGTACCAGGGGCTCATCGAGCACTCAGAGGAAG AGGGCACGAAGGGCCAGAATTACCCCTTTGGCATCATGGGCATGACAAACAAGGCAGACTGTCTGCAGAAAGGAGAGCTGGTGAAGTTCCAGCTGTGCACAGTGGCCCAGACAGGACAGAAGATGGCTTGCAACGTTGTCCCCCAACGCAAAGCCTTAGTGGAGTGCGTCAAGGACCAG TTTGGTTTCATCACATATGAAGTTGGTGAGAGTAAGAAGCTGTTTTTCCATGTCAAAGAGGTGCAGGATGGCTTGGAGCTCCAGACTGGGGATGAGGTGGAGTTCTCAGTCATTCTCAACCAACGCACAGGGAAATGTAGTGCCTGCAATGTGCGCAGAGTCAG TGAAGGGCCTAAACCGGTGGCAACCCCCCGTCCCGATCGTTTGGTCAACCGGCTCAAGAGCATCACCCTGGATGACGCTAGCGCCCCCCGCCTAGTCATTGTGAGACAGCCCCGTGGCCCTGACAACTCAAAG GGCTTCAACGTGGAGCGGAAGACTCGTCAACCGGGTGTAATTGACTGA
- the LOC106566849 gene encoding cold shock domain-containing protein E1 isoform X11, protein MGSPWKGFVEFTLPASPPAAFVSADLSSTSPVGLSLSPYGRSCDPVLTPLSDMERVHSEPPLARNTASATSVVAIPRSFSVSHKKHKRTPLYQRSMSFDPGMLHNGHTAFANGTAVGIRETGVVEKLLTSYGFIQCSERQARLFFHCSQYNGNLQELKIGDDVEFEVSSDRRTGKPIAVKLLKIKPEVLPEERISGQVGPDSHASPFTVLHGYIHPVVSAIPTHLDGKSAPGQVPTGSVCYERNGEVFYLTYTPDDIEGNMHLDTGDKVSFYMETNKHTGAVSAHNIVLVKKKQMRCQGVVCATKEAFGFIERADVVKEIFFHYSEFKGDLEALQAGDDVEFTIKERNGKEVATDVRLLAQGTVIFEDISIEQFEGTVIKVIPKVTTKNQNDPLPGRICARISYTDKELLFGEKDTKSKVTLLEGDHVQFNISTDRRDKLERATNIDILPDTFHFTKESREMGVIAAMRDGFGFIKCVDRDARMFFHFSEVLEESQLHISDEVEFTVVPDMLSAQRNHAVRIKKLPKGTVSFHTQSEQRFVGVVEKETTAAITNNKSASPSKAKEKEAEEGVISYEDCGVKLTVSYHVKDLEGAAQPQAGDKVEFSINEVKRTGQQSAVTIKILNRTVNTKRLLGYIATLKDNFGFIETANHDQEIFFHYSELCGDMENLELGDTVEYTLSKGKGNKVSAEKVTKVAAVNSVGQDVGEAVMLGKVVRPLRSVDPSQTEYQGLIEHSEEEGTKGQNYPFGIMGMTNKADCLQKGELVKFQLCTVAQTGQKMACNVVPQRKALVECVKDQFGFITYEVGESKKLFFHVKEVQDGLELQTGDEVEFSVILNQRTGKCSACNVRRVSEGPKPVATPRPDRLVNRLKSITLDDASAPRLVIVRQPRGPDNSKGFNVERKTRQPGVID, encoded by the exons ATGGGCAGCCCCTGGAAAGGCTTTGTCGAGTTTACCTTGCCCGCGTCGCCGCCTGCCGCGTTCGTTAGCGCTGACCTGAGCAGCACCTCGCCCGTCGGACTCAGCCTGTCACCGTACGGCCGATCC TGTGACCCAGTCCTGACCCCACTGTCAGATATGGAGAGAGTGCACTCTGAACCCCCTTTGGCACGTAATACTGCCTCTGCCACCTCTGTGGTGGCTATCCCCCGCTCGTTCTCGGTTTCCCACAAAAAACACAAGCGGACACCCCTGTATCAGAGATCA ATGAGTTTTGACCCTGGCATGCTCCACAATGGGCACACCGCGTTTGCCAACGGCACGGCGGTGGGCATCAGGGAGACTGGCGTGGTGGAGAAGCTGCTCACCTCCTATGGGTTCATCCAGTGCTCGGAGCGGCAGGCACGCCTCTTCTTTCACTGCTCCCAGTACAACGGCAACCTGCAGGAGCTCAAGATAGGAG aTGATGTGGAGTTTGAAGTGTCCTCAGACAGGCGTACTGGCAAGCCCATAGCAGTGAAGCTGCTTAAGATCAAACCAGAGGTGCTTCCAGAGGAGCGCATCTCGGGCCAGGTGGGGCCAGACTCGCACGCCTCTCCATTTACTGTGCTGCATGGTTATATTCATCCA GTCGTCTCAGCGATTCCTACTCACCTGGATGGCAAGTCTGCTCCAGGGCAGGTGCCCACTGGCAGTGTGTGCTACGAGAGAAATGGG GAGGTGTTTTACTTGACCTACACCCCAGACGACATAGAGGGCAACATGCACCTGGACACGGGAGACAAAGTCAGCTTCTACATGGAAACCAACAAGCA CACCGGTGCAGTCAGTGCACACAACATTGTCCTGGTAAAGAAGAAACAGATGAGGTGCCAGGGGGTTGTCTGTGCCACCAAG GAGGCCTTTGGGTTCATTGAGAGAGCTGACGTGGTGAAGGAGATCTTCTTCCACTACAGCGAGTTCAAGGGCGACCTGGAGGCCCTGCAGGCCGGCGACGACGTGGAGTTTACCATCAAAGAGAGAAAC GGGAAAGAGGTGGCTACTGACGTGAGGCTGCTCGCCCAGGGGACAGTCATATTTGAGGACATCAGCATCGAGCAGTTTGAAGGCACTGTTATCAAGGTCATCCCTAAAGTAACAACCAAGAACCAG AATGATCCACTACCAGGCCGCATCTGTGCCAGGATCAGTTACACGGACAAGGAGCTCCTGTTTGGTGAGAAGGACACCAAGTCCAAGGTGACCCTGCTGGAAGGTGACCATGTGCAGTTCAACATTTCCACGGACCGAAGGGACAAGCTGGAGCGGGCCACCAACATCGACATCCTGCCCGATACCTTCCACTTCACCAAGGAGTCCCGTGAGATG GGTGTGATCGCTGCCATGCGCGACGGCTTTGGCTTCATCAAGTGTGTGGACCGGGACGCCAGGATGTTCTTTCACTTTAGCGAGGTCCTGGAGGAGAGCCAGCTGCACATCTCTGACGAAGTAGAGTTCACCGTTGTGCCC GACATGCTGTCTGCCCAGAGGAACCATGCGGTGCGCATCAAGAAGCTGCCCAAAGGCACCGTATCCTTCCATACCCAGTCTGAGCAGCGCTTTGTGGGCGTGGTAGAGAAGGAGACCACGGCAGCCATCACCAACAACAAGAGCGCAAGCCCCAGCAAGGCCAAAGAGAAG GAAGCAGAAGAGGGAGTGATTTCTTATGAGGACTGTGGAGTGAAGCTGACTGTGTCGTACCATGTCAAAGACCTGGAGGGAGCTGCCCAGCCACAGGCAGGAGACAAG GTGGAGTTCTCCATCAATGAGGTAAAGAGGACGGGCCAGCAGAGTGCGGTCACGATTAAGATCCTCAACCGCACAGTCAACACCAAAAGGCTGCTGGGATACATCGCCACCCTGAAAGACAACTTTGGGTTCATTGAGACGGCCAATCACGATCAAGAGATCTTCTTTCACTACAG TGAGCTGTGTGGAGACATGGAGAACCTGGAGCTGGGTGACACTGTGGAATACACCCTGTCCAAGGGCAAAGGAAACAAAGTCAGCGCTGAGAAGGTTACGAAGGTAGCAGCAG TGAATAGTGTGGGGCAGGATGTTGGTGAGGCGGTGATGCTGGGGAAGGTGGTGCGCCCTCTGCGTAGTGTGGACCCGTCGCAGACAGAGTACCAGGGGCTCATCGAGCACTCAGAGGAAG AGGGCACGAAGGGCCAGAATTACCCCTTTGGCATCATGGGCATGACAAACAAGGCAGACTGTCTGCAGAAAGGAGAGCTGGTGAAGTTCCAGCTGTGCACAGTGGCCCAGACAGGACAGAAGATGGCTTGCAACGTTGTCCCCCAACGCAAAGCCTTAGTGGAGTGCGTCAAGGACCAG TTTGGTTTCATCACATATGAAGTTGGTGAGAGTAAGAAGCTGTTTTTCCATGTCAAAGAGGTGCAGGATGGCTTGGAGCTCCAGACTGGGGATGAGGTGGAGTTCTCAGTCATTCTCAACCAACGCACAGGGAAATGTAGTGCCTGCAATGTGCGCAGAGTCAG TGAAGGGCCTAAACCGGTGGCAACCCCCCGTCCCGATCGTTTGGTCAACCGGCTCAAGAGCATCACCCTGGATGACGCTAGCGCCCCCCGCCTAGTCATTGTGAGACAGCCCCGTGGCCCTGACAACTCAAAG GGCTTCAACGTGGAGCGGAAGACTCGTCAACCGGGTGTAATTGACTGA